Sequence from the Populus nigra chromosome 17, ddPopNigr1.1, whole genome shotgun sequence genome:
GGAAATATACGTTCCTCAagtctttattaaaaaagaaattggataCCATAAACAAAAGGGAGGAAGAGGAGGGAAATggagaataaaattgattttttttagctaacctttttattgtaaaattctaaatctaatatatataagtGGGGCCGTGGGGGATATTGTGCTTCGaaataagttttataaatataaaaaggatttGGATCCAACAAGTTTATGTTCCATATCGAATGATTTAGTGACACCAGAGATTTCTATTGTATCGATTTCTTACAAAGGAAATTTTATAGTCTTAATTTAGATAAATATTGAATCCATGTAATTTATTGTGTTAGTCAACATATATAGTTTCTATGTCTATAGTCAACTAAATTTaccattaatgttttttaaaaggtatgGGGTGAAAAAGGTTTAAGTTCTAATGggttttaatcttaaaaaaaataatataaaaatgattaaattttttgtaaaataaagtttttgaaaaattaccaAGAAAGTTTTCAATTCCAaagacaatattaaaaaaattgaatttcttttctatttatatacatctagagatttttatttatttaaactgGAATAATTTTtgtacttaatttattttagatagctaggaaattatttttatttttatgaatttattaatatttttaaaagaaattaatttattcatacgaactttcatgaaaaaattaaattgaaagatcATCCTATGAAAACGTTATACTTTTATTCCGTCAATGTGTTAAATCAataaatctataattattttcttcattaaatattattagaacatctttttatttataatacccAAATAATCATTATAGtactttctaattatttttttgacatcttaaaataaaattgaaaatctttctagtgtgaataaaaaatttaaaaacaaaattctttatgtatataaataaaaaataaaaaattactttagagattctttttatataattttatcaaattcttaatcaaatttgtTAAGTGTTACTCCATTTTTTTCAAAGccaaaataaagagaaaatctGGTTAATTAGGAATAGAGGGCCTCCATTATCTTAAAGATCATATCATGTGAACCCAAttgctcaaattatttttataaatcaatacTACAAGAGCTCTTAATATCATTAAACTCGCAtcgtattattttataaattatttatcccTATATCCTTATAATTATTGacaattttaaagatttttcatGACATTGTTTGGGTTAATCATTTGTCCCATTATTATAAAAGATTTTTGTTAGCTAGTGCTTATCGAATCTCAAGTTATTATCACCATCTCATGTCCTGTGCTAGCTATAAGAGAGATGAGGCCTCTGTTATCTTGTTCATGTCCTCTGCTAGCTATTGCTTGCATTTTATAATAGATATAGACATAATCCACTCTTTCCCTCGCTTCTTCGATCTTCCGCCCTGCTGCCTGTGCGTGTGCGCTTCTGAAGCAATGTCAACCACTGCGTTTATCTCCACCATAGCCAGAAGGTACGTAAGATGCTAGTGCTTCAGATTACTTTCGTGATAATAAGAAATCTCGAAAAGTTGAAGTTTTCTTAGTCTTCTTCCTATTAATGGgggacaaataaaataaaataaaaaagtattcaaCATAATTGTTAAGTTTGACTTGGAAGGCTGTAAAACGAGATGTATTCCATTGCAATTCTCAACTCCAAAGGAATTCCTCTTGTCTGTACTGTTTTCCAAAGAATTGCTTCTCctttattaatttcttcttgctttttttttttttttaatttaaacagcTATAGCTACAAATCAATTTTACCCGTTCAAGCCAAACCTTTTCCTTCCGAATTCTTGACTTCCATGTTTTGATAGGCCGAGTTAATTTAAAACTGCATTGTTTcgatattttttaagagaaaaattaaaatgaagttgatctcatttttttttaataaaaaatcaaatcaaattttaaatgagTAAACTAAatcactaattaattaaatcaaagttattaaatctagtttGATTTGAAACTTGGGTGATAATCTAGATTGGTTAATTTTGGTAggtttaagttaatttaaaactgtgttgttttaagatttttttaagagaaacattaaaatgaagttattctgattttttttataaaaaatcaaattaaattttaaatggatTAATTAAGTCGCAAATTGATATGTTGAGCTAGTACAAAacccaataatttaataataaacaaatatcttcctccATTCCTTCATCTAATTAAGGTGGATTCTGGTAAGAATTTATCTaaaattagtatataaaaatcaatcaaacaattttttcaCATTTCACCGAATGCGTTTAAGTTTGCATTTAATTACTCAAAGTATTCCATGTAATCTGAAGATTACTTCAAAGAAAATAAGCAGTTAAGCACGCCAAGAACGGATCATGTCTAACAATAATGCTTCCAAATCTCTTGCAGGCTACAAGGAAAGGTAGCCTTAATCACCGGCGGTGCTAGTGGTATTGGTGAATGCACCGCAAAAGTCTTCTCTCACCATGGAGCTAAAGTAGTAATTGCTGATATCCAAGACGAATTAGGCCATTCAGTTGTTGAGGCCCTAGGCCCTTCAAACTCCACCTATGTGCGTTGCGATGTCACCGAAGAGGCCCAGATAAAAAATGCTGTGGACAAAGCTATCTCAACCTATGGCAAGCTAGATATAATGCTCAACAATGCTGGCATTGCTGATGACAGTAAAGCACGCATAATCGACAACGAAATGGCTGATTTTGAACGTGTTCTTAAGATTAACGTGACCGGAGTTTTCCTCGGCATCAAGCATGCAGCCCGCGTCATGATCCCAGCACGCAGTGGCACCATAATTTCAACTGCTAGTGTAAGCTCACTACTTGGTGCGGCAGCTTCACATGCATACTGTTGCTCAAAACATGCTGTGTTAGGACTGACAAGAAATGCTGCAGCTGAGCTTGGACAGTTTGGCATTAGGGTGAATTGCTTATCTCCTTACGCACTCGCAACTCCTTTAGCAAGGAAATTTATTGgggttgatgatgatgaggcgCTTGAAATTGCGATGAATTCATTTGCTAATCTAAAGGGAGTGACCCTTAAGACGGAAGATGTTGCCAATGCAGCTCTTTATCTAGCCAGTGATGAGGCTAGATATATTAGTGggcataatttatttatagatgGAGGCTTCAGCGTTCAAAACCCGACATTCCAGATGTTTCAGTATCCAGATTCTTGACTGTATCCCTAAGAGGTTGGATTATTTCTTCACACTTGAGAGAAACAAGTTGCAACTGTGAACCTAATCAAGCATATCCATTGCTATTGATCATATATATTTCGGTCaaaagaggaaagaaatttGAGAATTAAATGTGTTATCCTTATAGCCATcaagaagttttaaaataaaaacctctCTTGACTTCTACAATTTATTTGGAGAGAGATCAAATTCAACTTGTcagtctttttatatattttgatttggtCCTGCCTTCTATTGAAATATTTCTATTGAATGAAAGAACAATTATCTGCTTTTGACTGTCGGGTTgattattctattaaaaaaaactttttattaatattttcttaaacaatTTCTCATGAAAATTACATCATCCACAGGttaaatctttaataataaaaaaatatttatttacttaaaaaaaaattaaaacccaactTCTCAAAGATAAAATTCTTTTAAGGATTATAGTATCCTTGGCCATTTCTTTAATTGACAAATATcacacaaaaacaaagacaaacaaaaaCTTGTATAATCATAacaatataacataaataatgtattaattaattaccatatacaagaaaattaataacatattacatattcaaaataaataaactgtTGTATTAAGGTTTGAGATCAACCTTAAAAAACGATTAGAGTTATTTGTAAACtaccaaaaataaacaaagtagTTTTGGTGTGTGGGTTCACGCAttgccatgatttatggctcATGAATCTATGCCATAATGATGAGGATGGCGCATGGATGGATGGATCTAATGtgcttttttctcctttttcttttgtacATCGACAATGAAGCTCACCATTGCCTGAAATGAGATATCAGTATCAGGAAAACTTtggtcttctttcctttttctctctcttagtTTGTTGTTATTCACTGTTGTTGTTTGCTACCGTAGAGTTGAGTTATTGCAGTTGAGTTTTCCTTTATTGGTAGTTACTGTGGTGGTTAGCAAGAGGAAGAAGTTGTCGTCGTCGTTCAGTCTAGTGAAGAAGGTTGATTCAGGTTGACCTATAAAAATGGTGAtggttttctctatttttttttttttatctttcataaattcaattctctttctttttttattcactctttctttttttattttatttttatttttttgctttatgtATCTTTTAGTGTAttcttttgtgttctttttttttttttggctttttggTCTATTTATAGGCCTTTTTCTACATATCCTTTAATCCATTCTGATCCTTTATTTCctaatcttttattattatgtgtCTATTTCTTTATCACAAAGTTATTTTGTAGAGAGACTCAaacttttgttatttattttatttttatttctttacatgagttatttttctcctttaatgttttattatatatgtgGGTTAAAAATCAGTTACAATAGATGTCCTCTCCTTATGATACTTATagtataaaatttttgaaaaatttcttttttatttgactttttatagtaaatttactaaaaaagaaaaaaaaagagttttataTGAAAGGAATTACACCATTGGATTAAGAAgctaaatttgaaagaaaaagtcTATTCAGATGATGAACTtctctttgaaataaaaatatcatttgaaagGAAACTGTCATCGGATTGATGGGCTTTTACTTTAAAAGGAAAATGCTATCAGATTGGTGAgcttggattaaaaaaatatcatcaaattggTGGGTTTTAAAAGGAAACTGTCATCGGATTGTAAggtttcttaaaaagaaaatcaccatAAGATTGATGggattcttgaaaaataaaagttccATGGATTAATAggctttttgaaagaaaatttccATCGTATTGATTaatgaacttttttaaaaaataaaagtggtcCAACTAAAAGATAACCAAcctttttatgaaatataaatagATTCAAATTATTAGGCAAGCAACCTCAACACAAAATCTAAATGGTGCAACCTCGATGAAATGTACAAAGTCCCCTGCTTCACCTTAAACTAATGTCTTAAATCACATAACTCACTATAATATTAggctcatttattttcttaaatcataTAATTCATTATAATGATTTTTGAGTAAACAATCcaattttgagatttttcaatGCTTGATGTTATCATTTGTTagtaattttttagtttgaaacttTATTTGCTCCAAAGATTGCCCCTAAGTACAACATGAGACTAATTAttcatcttttttcatttttttttcataaatataatgaAGAAGTTATTTTCTCAATCATTTG
This genomic interval carries:
- the LOC133677639 gene encoding secoisolariciresinol dehydrogenase-like, giving the protein MSSASYCLHFIIDIDIIHSFPRFFDLPPCCLCVCASEAMSTTAFISTIARRLQGKVALITGGASGIGECTAKVFSHHGAKVVIADIQDELGHSVVEALGPSNSTYVRCDVTEEAQIKNAVDKAISTYGKLDIMLNNAGIADDSKARIIDNEMADFERVLKINVTGVFLGIKHAARVMIPARSGTIISTASVSSLLGAAASHAYCCSKHAVLGLTRNAAAELGQFGIRVNCLSPYALATPLARKFIGVDDDEALEIAMNSFANLKGVTLKTEDVANAALYLASDEARYISGHNLFIDGGFSVQNPTFQMFQYPDS